AAGGAATCGTCTTTAGAACACACAGATACTAAAATAGGAACTTTTCCAAATGTTTGCTATTGTTTGTTGAATATCTTAAATGGAAATACAAAAAGCTGGAATCATCAGAGCCAGAACCGAAGTCTGCTGGGTGGAAGCATAACCtgaaaataactaaaagaaaaaatatatccaaCAATCACAAAACTGTTCGGCAAAGATTAACAAATGGATTAGTGAATAGATTTATTCATTAACAGATTTTTTTGCTTAGTCTATTTACACTGAAAAAGATTTCAGATTAGTTTAGCAAAatgctttttttcgtttttttgtaTAACGTTCACAATTTCTgcaaaatattgttatagaaTATAACAATTTATAGTGAATTTCTAAACTTCTTTCAgttaatatacattttaaatcCAAAGGAAAATTCTATAACAAAATGTTTATCATGCTTTCAACATCTGAAACATTACAAAAATGCTTCTAAAATGACCCCAGTATTATTGGTTCTGCTGGAAtttgttttcttgctttttgattaattttcaaaCCTGTAATTTAACTCTTCTAGGATATTCTTAGAAGAGaacatgattaaaaaaattttccaaattctctaaaatcaaatttcatttttttaacccttgaatttttttttcattgtttgaagatgaaaggcaaaactgaaaaaggaaacaaaagttaatttatttttaattttacctttcatacACAAGTGTCAAGAAAAGAATTAAATGCTAAAACGATGAGAATGGAAATATAATGAAAGCTAaaaatggagtgtgtgtgtgtgatgtgtggcattaataatgatgatgttgaggtaGACAGAAAGCGTCATTGACTGGCTAACATTTCTTCCAGTTGACGTAacacatcgtcatcatcttctgTAGAATTAGCTTCAGTTAAATTTTCAGTAACATCTTtcaagtcatcatcatctttcaagaAACtgtcaaaaaaatacaaaaatgaatgcatgatttaaaaaaaaaaaaaggaagacataCAGATTGTCAAATATTAGATTTTCTAtaattaataacatatttcttacaataatgttaaaaaaaaacttaattctCAAATTTGAAATACAAAACGTTCTAATAtgtcatcatttactgtccatgCGGAcacgggttggatggttcaaccaaggctgcaccagactccagttggatttggcagagttttctatggctgaatgcctttcctaatgccaaccactctgagagtgtaatgggtgcttttatgtgccatttgcatgacaccaatatctgccacgactgtggtTTTACTTGGCTGGATGGGTCgtcctctcaagcacaacataacgCTGAAGGCCTCAGTCATCCGTCATTGCCTCGATGAGGCCCAaaactcaaaaggtgctttttacgtgccagttatgtggcaccagcatcagccatgactatgatttcacttggcttgacaggtcttctcaagcacagcacgtcaccaaaggtcttagtcactaatcgttgcctccatgaggcccatagttcaaagatcatgcttcacaacttcgtctcatgtcttcctgggtctacctctaccacaggttcccttcacagttagagattggcacttctttacacagctgccctcgtccatacacatcacatgatcataccagcacatttgtctctcttgcacaccacatctgatgatCCGCTTATGCCCAACTTTCCTCTCGAGATGATTACActgttgcacatgcacactgacattgcacatctaggGAATCATACTAGCTttgtttctttcaagcctacacatgtcctcagtggtaacagtccatgtttcactgctgtgttgtatagctgttcgcacaccggcatcatacaatctgcctttcactctgagggagaggccctttattgccagcagaggtaggagaaGTAGCAACTCTATCTGGAAGCGCCTCTCTCTCATCTCTAAGCTATGCTACTCTatcgagtaacgttactccaaAGACCCTTCCAAGGAATCCCATCTCAGCTGCTTGTATTCACTTGTATAAAGAACATAACTAAAAATTTAATGAGTAAAATAGTCAGATATTAGAGAGGCAAAAAAATAATACCTTAACTCCAATCCTTGATACTTTATCAACACCTGTAccatgaaagacaaaactgacatCAGTTGAATTGAGAATCCCAGTCTTAAAAAGACAAGGTATTTATACATCAGACAATGCTTCATGCAAACTATACTActctacaaagcattttgtttgagtGCCACTGCTATCAATATGAAAGTAAAATGTTGATAAAATTACAAACCTGTCATCATTTAAATGCGTTGGTGAGTGTAAATCCAAGGAATTAGTCACAACTGTTTGAGGCGatttcatttcttctgtttctaTATGTAAGGAATTTTCAAGTTTTATATCATTTCCAGTTTTTGGTAAATTTCCTATGGAATCAGTTGATGGAATATTTGAACTATCATCTGTTGTTTTGTCTGAAGGTAATCGATCTGTGACAGTTTGTTTCAATTTATCTTGTGCTACTGAAATTATGTTCTTTAGTCTAGAATCAGACGTACAAGGTAAAGAGTTTGAAGAAATATGTTTTTTCTCAGGAGATAGTTCATTAGTTTTATCTGATTCTAAAGATTGTTTAACAGGCATTGCTGACCGTTTTCTGGTCCACTGTGCCAAAGTAGGAACtgtcaaataaaaaagaaaatataattataaagacaTTTACACATATCTTTGACAAAAACTTATCAGTGCCTGCCCCCACTAATTTCCTTCCGCTAAACCATCTTACTTCAATTAAAGATTACCATAATCCGAAATAAATTATTCCAACACTTCTCATTCCTCCAATCCTAATCAGATGCTTCCTATACAAAGTGTTTATTATTCTTAATGACCTGTAGCATCTAATTACATCTCTAAATTACTCAGATGCTACCTGACTTTCTACAACAGTTTTATTCCCAACATTCagtattttcatattaaattctctAAAAGTTGGCTTGTAAGAAAGAAGAACCAGTTCATAGGATAATGAACACTATTCCGGAAACAAAAATGCCCTGGCAAGACTTGGGCTGGTTCTGGGCTGACCAATTAAGCAACAACCTGATTACACTTTTGTGTATTGAAATCTgttaaaaaagaactttttttaaataaaaatttttaaaaattaaccttttctttaaaataaaatctttaaacaGAAAAAACTCACCTTTTGGGGCAGTGTATGTTGACTTTGAGTCAGAAAGCTGATTTTTGTCAACTTTCCCTCCTGTCTCTTCATTGCGCTTTGCTCGCAGACgtttttcttccattatttctGCAAAAGATTTTACTCGAATTTCTCCTACAAAATCCAATTCTGGTTTCACTGAATTTTGTACATTTAGGACTTCAACCTGGAAGGAAACAAAACagcattaaacaacaacaaaacaagacaacTCTATCAACACACAGCGTACTTAAAGAAAGCACACATTCAGGTTGCATATTTATCAAAGGAATTTACCTGTGACTTCCTTTTCAAGTTTTTAAAGTCAGTCGCATCCTCTCCTCAACAAAGACTGAATATAAACCTGTCTAGAGAGAGGAGACTGCATGCAGCCTGTCTATACAGATTGTGTAGAACTTGTCGAGAAACTGTCTGTAGACAATCTATACAGATTGCATAGAACTTGGTTTCCCATTGCTGTGATGATGCTCAAGCAATTTACCTTCCTGGTTTTttagaaaagacaacaaatgtCAGGGTAGCACCATTGTGACCCCTCTGCCTGACCTGACCTGACCTCTACCTTAACAAATTTCTAACAGGAAGAATTGAAGTTAAACATTGTAAGCCAGCAATCACCACCagcactgctactactactactaacgttTAATGCAGCAAATTGTTCCTACCTTGTGTAACCTGtttacagctaggtagactgaGGTATTTGACAGTCAAGTAACTTGTTCACTACAAAACACAAACCACTTATCTCACCAAAGCAGCCATGTTGTCAAAAGAAATAAGGATCCTTTTTActaaaaggcacaaggcttgaaatttttaaGAGGGCTTGTGgattcgaccctgaaaggatgaacaaaGTTGactatggcagaatttgaaaccagaatataaagagccagaagaaataccatttCGTCCAACCATTCTACCAATTTGCCAAGGCCACAGTAATTTTGGGAAATGGGGGCGCATCAATGACATGTACTCCGGTGCTccagcaggtacttattttattgactccaaatctgaactcaaaatataaagacagacaaactgctgctaagcatttttgcctggcaccaataatgattctgtcagctcacatcCTTAACAATAACGAAAATAATTCATTGTTTACCTTAACATTCTTGGAAGCAATCTTCTGAATTTTTACTTTTTCCAAaggttctttatgttctgcaCCATTCCGATTATCTTTCAAATCAGCTGCAAACCAAGTGAAAAATCCAGAGTTTATTTCAGGCAACAACTTTAATCCACAAATGTTAAGTGAAAGAAACAGtgaatgataaacaaaacaacTGGTAGTGATTTTAGTGAGCCATGGGGGATAAAAAGTAAAATCAACTTgattggcatttgaactcagaatataattaCAACACATTTGGTCAGACATTCCACCAGTTCCACCAATTGATTCCCTGAATATTAACTTTTTATatccaaagaaaagaaattaaaaatagggGACACAAATAGTTTTAGTAAAATGTTTCCTAACATTTTTACTAAATGCCAGATCCCACTGGTCCCTTCAGATCCCACTGGAGCCTCATAACTTGTGTGAGGGTCCTGGGAAGGGGACTCAACccaaataaaaatagcaatctTTGCTGTGGCACTCAGCACTCTTCCTTCTCGTAAGCaactctaaatgtgtgtgtgtgtgtgcacgaaagtcatcatcatcatttaacgtccaccttccatgctggcatgggtcggatggtttgataggagctggccaggcagaagactgcagcagactccagttgtctgctttgacatggtttctactgctggacgcccttcctaacatgccaaccactttacagagtggactgtgtgctttttacgtggcacctgaACTGataaggtcaccaagtaatttgcaagagaTAACCCCTCAACTGAATGGGGAGTTTGTACTAAGGGAGAGGGCGATGGCTTAGTACCAAGTGATGAATGCTTAGAGTATGGTAGTGAGACAGAAgtatatatgtaactgtaaatTGAAAGAGCTTCTCCATGGTCATACTTGacacactaaaaatagcagccagatcttctTCTGACcacaccctactgttttaaaaaaagaacgcAAATATAATCCTAGAACACTaggtctgaataaaagacaagatagtCATGGCCGGAAGAACTTGGATCACAGGTTTGTTTAATCAAGGATGAGTGAACAATGACAAAAACTGTAAATAAAGTGAAGTGGTACGAACATTGTTGACGAACAGCTGGAGGGACATAGATCTGTCGGGTTTGTTTAAGTTTGGGTTTTTCTGCTTGGCTACTTCTAGattctctcaaattacacacaGCTTCTTTATCTAGAAACAAAGTATTTAGAAGAAatatgttaattattaattaataaattggaaATTCTGatgtcaaaaggaaaataaagtaaatatgaatattgaTTTGGAAATGAATCATGactaatatgtatgtttgtaaagtCAAGAATTCATTCGACAgatactcagagtttcacttcCAGACAGCCACAGCATTATATATAATTGGAAGCTTGAGTATTGGCAGAGTCAATCAAACTTTACACAAACTCTGATACACATATTgattgctctttctctcttctgcatttataaacataaacacaatttttatatatatatatgtgcgtgagaagacccggcaagccaagtgagatcattgccagtgcccctggactggctcttgtgcgggtggcacataagatgtaccatcctgagcgtgaccgttgccagtaccgcctgactggccttgtaaggttttcgagcgagatcgttgccagtgcccctggactggctcttgtgcgggtggcacataaaagacaccatttcgagcgtggccgttttcgtgcgggtgacacgtaaaagcacccactacactctctgcgtggttggcgttaggaagggcatccagctgtagaaactctgccaaattagattggagcctggtgtagccatccggttgcaccagtcctcagtcaaatcgtccaacccatgctagtatggaaagcggacgttaaacgatgatgatgatgatatatatatatgtataaaggtatgtgtgtgtgtgtgtgtgtgtgtgtacatcttttgTTAATTCTTTCATACAGTCCTCATTTCTTGTTGTCTCTGATTTACAATGAATCCAACAACTTGATTTAATGAAGACAAACATACAGGACACAGGATTGGATCTCGGTGGattaattaaccctttcgttaccaaaccacccaaagccgcccgaaaaaaaattttgattcatgtgaccaagccgcccgaaatcacctattcatatttaaatgagaatatccgagcaaatctcgttagtacattcgtgaaaacacgtgattattcgtgtaaacagttcagctatagttttgtacgACGATTGAcatgttttttaattttgtgaattttgggagattttttttccaaatttgttcctgttgtgttttcaaaatttgtaattcTGACAAAAAATTGGATACaaattttattctgtcaagcagCGAGTCAGAATTCGAAGGATTTTCCGTTGAAGACCTTGATAAATCTAACTCTGTAANNNNNNNNNNNNNNNNNNNNNNNNNNNNNNNNNNNNNNNNNNNNNNNNNNNNNNNNNNNNNNNNNNNNNNNNNNNNNNNNNNNNNNNNNNNNNNNNNNNNNNNNNNNNNNNNNNNNNNNNNNNNNNNNNNNNNNNNNNNNNNNNNNNNNNNNNNNNNNNNNNNNNNNNNNNNNNNNNNNNNNNNNNNNNNNNNNNNNNNNNNNNNNNNNNNNNNNNNNNNNNNNNNNNNNNNNNNNNNNNNNNNNNNNNNNNNNNNNNNNNNNNNNNNNNNNNNNNNNNNNNNNNNNNNNNNNNNNNNNNNNNNNNNNNNNNNNNNNNNNNNNNNNNNNNNNNNNNNNNNNNNNNNNNNNNNNNNNNNNNNNNNNNNNNNNNNNNNNNNNNNNNNNNNNNNNNNNNNNNNNNNNNNNNNNNNNNNNNNNNNNNNNNNNNNNNNNNNNNNNNNNNNNNNNNNNNNNNNNNNNNNNNNNNNNNNNNNNNNNNNNNNNNNNNNNNNNNNNNNNNNNNNNNNNNNNNNNNNNNNNNNNNNNNNNNNNNNNNNNNNNNNNNNNNNNNNNNNNNNNNNNNNNNNNNNNNNNNNNNNNNNNNNNNNNNNNNNNNNNNNNNNNNNNNNNNNNNNNNNNNNNNNNNNNNNNNNNNNNNNNNNNNNNNNNNNNNNNNNNNNNNNNNNNNNNNNNNNNNNNNNNNNNNNNNNNNNNNNNNNNNNNNNNNNNNNNNNNNNNNNNNNNNNNNNNNNNNNNNNNNNNNNNNNNNNNNNNNNNNNNNNNNNNNNNNNNNNNNNNNNNNNNNNNNNNNNNNNNNNNNNNNNNNNNNNNNNNNNNNNNNNNNNNNNNNNNNNNNNNNNNNNNNNNNNNNNNNNAATTTTatactggcaaaagagacagtaatgaatccagtaatgtgcacaactcttctataataatattttgttgtatacccaattgaatattagctaataacccattttctatagcaatgtttgaacaaaaatttaaataattttatattttgttgaatttacctgtatttacctgtaattaaagtcactttgtgacaaaaattttggtatagaattggttgagaacctttcgttaaattatcttccaaaaatcacattaatatgttgataaataaaaaagttagagttgtttaatgaaaccagatTAAAtgtatgattatgttagaaattaattgaaacacataaggggtgtattttggttagaaatatggtaacgaaagggttaagaagatGCCTCAAGGCTACTACTGACTGATGTGGTTAATGTATTATATTGTAGACCTGTCCAAACCACATTGGATCCCAGGCTGTTGGGCATTACTGATGTCTGGATCACCCTGTATCagcaaggaaataaaaaaaacacagtcAATGCCGatgcctatgcacacacacacacacatccgtttTGCTGGTGTAAAGCAGGTccttgtaaagtgaggtattattgtattttaaaccAACCCAGTTTCAAAGGATTTGTTTCCTTGTGAAtagacaagacacacacacaaacatgcacaataaTGCACAACTACAACtgacattaacaaaataaaatacaacaaactttttgaatttttttccatatttttggcCGCTCGTATTTCAGCCAAGGTTTTCACTTTGAAATTTAATTCAGAGTCTGAAAcatagaaatgaaaatgttttaggtttaaaataaaaacacccGCCCATTGTTCCTGGGAGGGTTGTAGGAGTAGAGTCTTCAGGTACCTCCTCCCTATCAGAATCAATCATCATTAAACTTTTGGGATGAATTCCCAAGCTTAACCAACTGAGACAATGGATATTATTCCAACCCTCACATTCTTGGTCTCCCCCTGTTGATcgactcagcttgaagaatctattTTACAAATCATTCTGTGATTtctcaatgtggagaagtagAGGCTCAACCATTGCCAGACTCTTTCATTTCAAAGCTATGCACACTGTCAGCAAACATTACTCCCGAGATCCATCAAAGGAAGCCCCCCCACCTCAGCTCTTAAATTCATGATCAAATGGTTCTTTTGGTCATTGCCCAAGATTCATGACCCTAGGTGAGGATAGATATGGAAACCAAATTGAAGAGAGTAAGTTTGGATCTTTTACCAGTCTCTTCACTTTTCAGATTActctattttttctgtctccgatgaagggaagtactggatcttcccagaaacagctgtaagactctatccataaaatttttcaaccttacctttgctctctttatctttttgtttttatatatttacatatacacacgctaatacacaacttataatacccaatcctcttcatacaacgattggggcaaactaatcggtatacagcacttactcggtattacctgtatcctcctgggtttggttaaatccaatatacacgcacacacacacacacacatatattatatacagtatcAAAGATGAAATCAATTTACCTTCAGATTCAGTTGATTCACAATCGCTATTGTCTTCTGCATTATTTAATGAATCTGTTGAAACCAGACtctgaaataattttgtatttcgaTTCGCAACTTTGGTAACGCTAGTTGGAACTATTGTTTTGCTGCTTTGAACAACTCGACGAGTTGGCTTCTCTTCtgcaatgaaaacaaaacaaaacatagaattcactctcatcaccaccaccattctcttcctcctctaccccactttcatgtgtgtgtgtgtgtgtttgtgtgttttacatccatttttcatgagttcaattcccagtgacgcgttgtgtccttgagcaagactct
The sequence above is a segment of the Octopus bimaculoides isolate UCB-OBI-ISO-001 chromosome 13, ASM119413v2, whole genome shotgun sequence genome. Coding sequences within it:
- the LOC106877778 gene encoding zinc finger CCCH domain-containing protein 11A, with the translated sequence MAQFGDDCYFYYYSSCAKGDNCPYRHCPEALGNEVICTNWRKGSCYRNGCMFRHMDIKIDRSCIPCYWESQPSGCTKQHCVFKHYLEKDEFGTAKPTKAPSDKKDIVKNILKTNSPEPAEKIVPQKVEPVVVNPLEESDQESSPLIKKVSPEEKPLEEKKRVNALKRLGPKFEELKDPKILCIDPKLIDQLKKGKNINNNNNTSLNIKEEKPTRRVVQSSKTIVPTSVTKVANRNTKLFQSLVSTDSLNNAEDNSDCESTESEDSELNFKVKTLAEIRAAKNMEKNSKNKEAVCNLRESRSSQAEKPKLKQTRQIYVPPAVRQQSDLKDNRNGAEHKEPLEKVKIQKIASKNVKVEVLNVQNSVKPELDFVGEIRVKSFAEIMEEKRLRAKRNEETGGKVDKNQLSDSKSTYTAPKVPTLAQWTRKRSAMPVKQSLESDKTNELSPEKKHISSNSLPCTSDSRLKNIISVAQDKLKQTVTDRLPSDKTTDDSSNIPSTDSIGNLPKTGNDIKLENSLHIETEEMKSPQTVVTNSLDLHSPTHLNDDSFLKDDDDLKDVTENLTEANSTEDDDDVLRQLEEMLASQ